From Ananas comosus cultivar F153 linkage group 2, ASM154086v1, whole genome shotgun sequence:
GGTGtaatataaaacaaataacTTTTAGAACCGAACATAAATTTGCTTACGTTTGCTGCGTTTCATTTCGTTAAATGTATTATGAAACAAATTTAGGCCTAGTTTAGTAATATTGCGCAGCTAAAGttaaatatctttatttttatcgACATGCTTTTTGGGTTATGGTAAccattcctctttttttttttttgagaaatagatagcaagctatctgcttcattcattaagcaaaatgaactaagcgtacaaaATGAAAGCAGCTAAGGCATCCTTGAAAAGCCAGAGGAAATTAGAAATGACCAAAATAAAGTACAGTGTACGAAAAAATATAGAAGTAACTAACTAAAAGAAGTAGCTAAAGAAATCAAACACGAATGTTAAAGACAAACTTGGTCAAAGAACCTCGGTCCAAACTTTGGTCAAGCTCGTGACACGTTCGAGAACCTCCATTCCAATTTTATAGCGTTGAAGGAGACTCAGAAGAagctcttttaaattttttaaatcttctaaaatataaaaataagatatatttaGCCAGCAAATTACGAAATTAGAACTCATAAGTTTGTGGGCCATAGTGGATTGTGAAAACTCTGGAGGATCAATTTGGCCCAATTTGCTAAGGGCTCATTGGTATGGGCTTTAAAGGGAATTGCGTTAACCTCCAAAGTGTTCTGTTGATTAATGGGCCCCAGGGCCCAGGGGATCTTTCGAAACTTGATCTCCTGTGATCGCAACAATGTATTAAGTTATGGTGTAGGTCAAACACAGTTAAAATACAACAAGATTCTTCTGCTTCACCCTTGTGATTGTTCTCGCACCAgcaaatcttattttaaatttattattattttataatattgaaggagagaatttttaaattttttttaaaattaagcatgaaagtaaatatttttgaacttcACAATTTTAAACTAGGCCTTAATCGAAACCAAGCCTGTTAGGAGGTGTTTAGCTTATCTTCCAAAAAGTGATTTTAAGTTCAACAGTAATTTTGGGCTCAGTAGAGTATTTGACAATAAGTATTGAAAAATCTTATTCTGTTTTTaagaattataaaattgatttttaagGCCAAgaatcaaaaatagaaaaataactaATTCTTCAAAACTGATTCTTGCAAAATCAGTTTtttcacttaaaatttttataagaataCTCCAACTATCTCTCAGCCAAACGTTTTATAGCTTTtaacaaaaattacttttctaagctaaaattaattatacagaaatcactttttcaagtAATAAgcgatttcttttattttatttttattttataattttatggtataaaagaaagaaaaaacttattgattttgttcgaaatgatttaaaaaaatgattttcaTAGAATTGgttggagtaaaaaaaaaaaaatctaattttctgGCATAcccgaaaattataaaaagaaaaaaaaaacatattttatcAAGAGCACTGCATAGTCCAAACAGAAAATTGCTATTCGTACAAACTAACTTAAAATATTCTCCCacttttttgaactttttacgCCCATTCCAACCCTCCATACCAAATCTCTCTCACCCTCTCATACACGCACAGACACACTACATATAAGCTAAAAAGTGTACATCTCCCTTCCACTGTTCCACACCTCCGCTAGTCCCCTCCCTCGTTCGTATGTGCAACATCAAAACAATTAATCTCATCCACGATCGAACATCGATCACACCATGTCCGGCTCCTCTCTCAccttcctcctctccttcttcacCTTACTCTCcgtcgccatcgccgccgccgacaACAACAACACCACCGGCTACAACACCTTCGTATACAGCGGCTGCTCCACGCAACACTACACATCAGGCTCATCATACGAGAGCTACGTGGACTCGATCCTCGCgtcgatctccgccgccgctgcggcgTCCTCCTTCGCAAACTTCACGTCCCCAGGCGCCGTGTCGGGCCTCTACCAATGCCGCGCCGACCTCCCTGCCTCCGCCTGCGCCTCCTGCGTCCGCTCGGCCCTCTCGCAGCTCGCCTCTCTCtgcccctccgccgccggcgccgccgtgCAGCTCCGCGCCTGCTTCCTCCGCTACGGCAACCACTCCTTCCTCGGCAAACCCGACACGTCCCTCCTCTTCAAGAAGTGCGGCGCCGCGATCGGCGCCGGAATTGGCGGTGGCGGCGATGTTGATGCGGCGTTGGAGGCGGTGACGGAGGGCGGGGGGGAGTACAGGGTGGGCGGGGCGGGGAGGGTGCAGGCTGTAGCGCAGTGCGTCGGCGACCTGATTGCGGAGGAGTGTGGGGAGTGCGTGAAGGCGGCGGTGGAGCAGCTGGAGAGTGAGTGCGGGGCGGCGGCAGAGGAGGGGGAGGCATATCTCGGCAAGTGCTACGTACGGTATTGGTCCGATGAAGAAGGAGGCGGTGGTGGCAgcagtggcggtggcggtggcatTGGAGGCGGAGGCAGTGGCGGTGGCATTGGTGGCGGTGGCATTGGAGGTGGAGGCGGTGGCAGTGGCAttggaggcggaggcggtggtGGTGGCATTGGTGGTGGTGGCATTGGCATTGGTGGCGGTGGCATtggaggcggtggcggtggcatTGGTGGCAATGGCGGCATTGGCGGTGG
This genomic window contains:
- the LOC109728075 gene encoding cysteine-rich repeat secretory protein 60-like, giving the protein MSGSSLTFLLSFFTLLSVAIAAADNNNTTGYNTFVYSGCSTQHYTSGSSYESYVDSILASISAAAAASSFANFTSPGAVSGLYQCRADLPASACASCVRSALSQLASLCPSAAGAAVQLRACFLRYGNHSFLGKPDTSLLFKKCGAAIGAGIGGGGDVDAALEAVTEGGGEYRVGGAGRVQAVAQCVGDLIAEECGECVKAAVEQLESECGAAAEEGEAYLGKCYVRYWSDEEGGGGGSSGGGGGIGGGGSGGGIGGGGIGGGGGGSGIGGGGGGGGIGGGGIGIGGGGIGGGGGGIGGNGGIGGGSGIGGGGGGGGIGGGGIGIGGGGIGGGGGGIGGNGGIGGGSGIGGAAAAAASGATASAAVAALAAAVKTHGYSGDQSEKIAAIIVGIIVGIALLIGFFSFMRRAGRGK